The following coding sequences are from one Lolium rigidum isolate FL_2022 chromosome 6, APGP_CSIRO_Lrig_0.1, whole genome shotgun sequence window:
- the LOC124659779 gene encoding pre-mRNA cleavage factor Im 25 kDa subunit 2-like encodes MKEGMRTSVEAILLVQEHNHPHILLLQIGNTFCKLPGGRLKPGENEIEGLKRKLSSKLAVNSPTFPPNWQVGECVAVWWRPNFETVMYPYCPPHIAKPKECKKLFIVHLTEKEYFAVPRNLKLLAVPLFELYDNVQWYGPVISTIPQQLSKFQFNMVSS; translated from the exons ATGAAAGAAGGAATGAGGACAAGTGTTGAAGCAATCCTGTTG GTGCAAGAGCACAATCACCCCCACATTCTGCTGTTGCAAATTGGGAATACATTTTGCAAACTTCCTGGTGGACGGTTGAAGCCTGGAGAAAATG AAATCGAGGGCCTGAAAAGAAAGCTGTCCAGCAAACTTGCAGTGAATTCTCCTACTTTTCCACCTAACTGGCAG GTTGGTGAGTGTGTTGCTGTCTGGTGGAGGCCAAACTTTGAGACTGTGATGTATCCTTACTGCCCTCCGCATATAGCCAAGCCCAAG GAGTGCAAGAAGCTTTTCATTGTTCACCTGACTGAAAAGGAGTATTTCGCTGTTCCAAGGAACCTGAAGCTACTTGCTGTTCCACTGTTTGAGCTCTATGACAATGTTCAG TGGTACGGGCCTGTCATTTCCACCATCCCGCAGCAGCTGTCCAAGTTCCAGTTCAACATGGTGAGCTCGTAA
- the LOC124665192 gene encoding ubiquitin-conjugating enzyme E2 36: MANSNLPRRIIKETQRLLSEPAPGISASPSEENMRYFNVMILGPAQSPYEGGVFKLELFLPEEYPMAAPKVRFLTKIYHPNIDKLGRICLDILKDKWSPALQIRTVLLSIQALLSAPNPDDPLSDNIAKHWKSNEAEAVETAKEWTRLYASGA, from the exons ATGGCCAACAGCAACCTCCCGCGACGAATCATCAAG GAGACGCAGAGGCTCCTCAGCGAGCCAG CGCCGGGGATCAGCGCTTCGCCCTCGGAGGAGAACATGCGCTACTTCAacgtcatgatccttgggccggcGCAGTCGCCCTATGAAG GTGGAGTTTTTAAGCTGGAACTCTTTTTACCTGAGGAATATCCGATGGCTGCCCCGAAG GTTAGGTTTCTAACCAAAATATACCATCCCAACATTGACAAG CTTGGTAGGATATGCCTTGACATTCTGAAGGACAAATGGAGTCCGGCTCTTCAGATTCGAACAGTTCTCTTGAG TATCCAGGCACTCCTAAGTGCACCAAACCCAGATGACCCTCTCTCTGATAACATTGCTAAGCACTGGAAATCCAACGAGGCAGAAGCTGTTGAAACAG CGAAGGAGTGGACTCGTCTGTACGCCAGCGGTGCATGA